In a genomic window of Polycladomyces abyssicola:
- a CDS encoding ABC-ATPase domain-containing protein, whose amino-acid sequence MQRLQSILKRIDGRGYKAYKEIQGEYRFPTFTLFIDYVQGDPFASPSRIRVRMPMDVARYPHEWFAEPHRRIGLEDWLTREWAKNIGKFAFRVGGTGKSGLIAIDRPGQEILPRTSVVVNEQFVEVRLSVGLPARGRTVLGQKAAQMLCEDLPKLVQRALPVSSLDRSRIEERMQLVDNQLAIRRYLQERGWISFVANGAILPRESGVSDRPLTTGKVIPFQSPSSLEVAVEVPHGPAIRGMVIRDGITLIVGGGYHGKSTLLKALERGVYDHIEGDGREYVITDRNAVKVRAEDGRRVEKVNISPFITHLPFGRDTVRFSTDDASGSTSQATNIMESLEIGTSCLLIDEDTSATNFMIRDGRMQALVAKGKEPITPFLDKVRQLYEEKGVSSVLVLGGSGDYFDVADTVIMMDEYQPRDVTREAKQIAQSRANDRKKEGGDSFGEVTPRVPLRDSFNPKRGKKEKVDAKGLHTIVFGETSIDLSALEQLVDPSQTRAVAEMIRYLGRRVNGRQTLAQAIEQLYDEIEQKGLDIISPYAGQHPGDLALPRKQELAGAINRMRTLRVQ is encoded by the coding sequence ATGCAACGGTTGCAATCCATATTGAAACGAATCGACGGCAGAGGATACAAGGCCTACAAAGAGATTCAGGGAGAGTACCGATTCCCGACGTTTACGCTGTTCATCGATTATGTCCAGGGAGATCCGTTTGCCTCTCCCTCGCGTATTCGGGTGCGGATGCCGATGGATGTGGCGCGTTATCCGCACGAATGGTTCGCAGAACCACATCGGCGGATCGGATTGGAAGACTGGCTGACGAGGGAGTGGGCCAAGAACATCGGAAAATTTGCTTTCCGTGTCGGCGGAACAGGCAAAAGCGGGCTGATCGCCATCGACCGTCCCGGACAGGAAATTTTGCCGCGCACTTCTGTCGTGGTAAACGAACAATTCGTGGAAGTGCGGCTCAGTGTGGGTCTGCCGGCACGCGGGCGAACCGTTTTGGGGCAGAAGGCGGCCCAGATGTTGTGTGAAGACTTGCCGAAACTGGTTCAACGCGCTCTCCCCGTATCTTCGTTGGATCGCAGTCGAATCGAGGAACGGATGCAATTGGTGGATAACCAACTCGCCATCCGCCGCTATTTGCAGGAGCGGGGATGGATTTCCTTCGTTGCCAATGGCGCCATTCTGCCAAGGGAAAGCGGCGTAAGCGACCGGCCGTTGACCACCGGAAAAGTGATCCCGTTCCAATCGCCGTCATCGTTGGAGGTAGCCGTGGAAGTGCCGCACGGACCGGCGATTCGCGGCATGGTCATTCGAGACGGGATCACCCTGATCGTCGGTGGCGGATACCATGGCAAGAGCACGTTGTTGAAAGCGTTGGAGCGCGGCGTGTACGATCACATCGAAGGAGACGGACGGGAATACGTCATCACCGATCGGAATGCGGTCAAAGTGCGTGCGGAAGATGGTCGGCGCGTGGAAAAGGTGAACATTTCTCCGTTTATCACCCATCTGCCGTTCGGCCGCGATACGGTTCGCTTTTCCACGGATGATGCCAGTGGAAGTACCTCGCAGGCGACCAACATCATGGAGAGCTTGGAGATCGGCACATCATGCCTGTTGATCGATGAGGACACCAGTGCCACCAACTTCATGATCCGTGACGGAAGGATGCAGGCGCTGGTGGCGAAAGGCAAGGAGCCGATCACGCCTTTCTTGGACAAGGTGCGCCAGTTGTATGAGGAGAAAGGTGTCTCCAGTGTGTTGGTGTTGGGGGGATCCGGTGACTATTTCGATGTGGCTGATACGGTGATCATGATGGACGAATACCAGCCGCGCGACGTAACCCGGGAGGCAAAGCAAATCGCCCAATCGAGAGCCAATGATCGAAAAAAGGAAGGCGGAGACTCCTTCGGAGAAGTAACCCCTCGCGTGCCGCTGCGCGACAGTTTCAACCCCAAGCGTGGCAAAAAAGAAAAGGTGGATGCCAAAGGGTTGCACACGATCGTGTTCGGCGAGACTTCCATCGATTTGTCGGCCCTGGAGCAATTAGTGGACCCCAGCCAGACCCGGGCTGTGGCGGAAATGATCCGGTATCTTGGTCGCCGGGTGAACGGACGGCAAACATTGGCACAGGCCATCGAACAATTGTATGATGAGATCGAACAAAAGGGATTGGATATCATTTCGCCCTATGCCGGTCAACATCCGGGTGACTTGGCGTTACCGCGCAAACAGGAATTGGCCGGGGCAATCAACCGCATGCGTACTTTGCGTGTCCAGTGA
- a CDS encoding B3/4 domain-containing protein: MITLSAQIQSMLPRFRLGAIVYQGITVAPSTGPFRGRFQLFQEHLRMEHNTDTIGQIPAIQAMREAFRRAGASPSRYRPSAEALLRRVLKGENLSPVNSAVDANNFFSLKYCLPFGIYDLSAIDGDIVCDIGGEKDAYQGLNGREIRMDGKILLRDAQGAFGSPYVDSTRTGVTEQTRDCLQIIYAHEMDDDGLLTITKQVSHWFVQLNGGDIRETTVIR; encoded by the coding sequence ATGATCACATTGAGCGCGCAAATCCAATCGATGCTGCCCCGGTTCCGACTGGGTGCCATCGTTTACCAGGGGATCACTGTCGCCCCTTCAACCGGACCGTTTCGCGGCCGTTTTCAATTGTTTCAGGAACATCTTCGCATGGAGCACAATACCGACACAATCGGACAAATTCCCGCCATTCAGGCAATGCGGGAAGCCTTTCGACGGGCCGGTGCCTCCCCGTCCCGGTATCGGCCGTCTGCCGAAGCCCTGCTTCGCCGGGTGTTGAAAGGGGAAAACCTCTCCCCCGTCAATAGTGCGGTGGATGCCAACAACTTCTTTTCCCTGAAATATTGCCTTCCCTTCGGCATCTATGACCTGTCCGCCATCGACGGTGACATTGTCTGTGACATCGGCGGTGAGAAAGATGCGTACCAAGGATTAAACGGTCGGGAAATCCGAATGGACGGCAAAATCCTGCTCAGGGATGCGCAAGGTGCGTTCGGCAGTCCATATGTGGACTCTACCCGCACCGGTGTGACGGAGCAAACAAGAGATTGTTTGCAAATCATCTATGCCCATGAGATGGATGACGATGGGCTCCTGACCATCACGAAACAGGTTAGTCATTGGTTTGTCCAGCTAAACGGGGGAGATATCCGAGAAACAACCGTTATCCGGTGA
- a CDS encoding Cof-type HAD-IIB family hydrolase, with the protein MTLAYRLLVSDIDGTIANSAKEIADVNRRAISLYRQSGGQFTLATGRSYAEAKRFIDLLKPDLPVILCNGAVLYDPSSDRLTPIAVLQRDVAVDVLKKLTGLCLNIDIFVYTSDAVYATQIGPLAQAGMDSEDFQLEIIESFDLLTEVPWIKFVVVADHEEMKQLHAWSKTVNHDLEFVQSSDHYFEILPPNISKGAALARIAKERGIPSRQIATIGDHLNDLSMLRMAGLSAAVANAHPHVMQTTDIVVPSNDEGGVAYLIHHYLLNDMAIRTQTT; encoded by the coding sequence TTGACGCTGGCTTATCGACTTTTGGTATCGGACATCGACGGTACAATCGCCAACAGCGCGAAAGAAATTGCGGATGTCAACCGCCGTGCCATCTCCCTGTATCGACAATCGGGCGGACAGTTCACGTTAGCCACCGGACGCAGCTATGCCGAAGCAAAACGATTTATCGATCTTTTAAAGCCGGATCTGCCCGTTATTCTTTGTAACGGCGCTGTGCTGTATGACCCATCTTCTGATCGGTTGACTCCGATTGCCGTTTTGCAACGGGATGTGGCGGTTGACGTTTTAAAGAAACTGACGGGATTGTGCTTGAACATCGACATTTTCGTCTATACCTCTGACGCCGTCTACGCCACCCAGATCGGTCCATTGGCCCAAGCGGGGATGGACAGCGAGGATTTCCAACTGGAGATCATCGAGAGTTTCGACTTGTTGACGGAGGTACCGTGGATCAAGTTTGTCGTCGTTGCCGATCATGAGGAAATGAAACAACTCCACGCCTGGTCGAAAACGGTCAACCATGATCTGGAGTTTGTCCAATCCTCCGATCATTACTTCGAGATTCTGCCACCCAATATTTCCAAAGGGGCGGCCTTGGCCCGCATCGCCAAGGAGCGGGGAATCCCAAGCCGTCAAATTGCGACGATCGGCGATCATCTCAATGATCTCTCGATGTTGAGAATGGCCGGTTTGTCGGCAGCTGTTGCAAATGCCCATCCCCATGTCATGCAAACGACGGATATCGTGGTCCCCAGCAATGACGAAGGGGGCGTGGCCTATCTGATTCACCATTATCTGTTAAATGATATGGCCATACGTACACAAACGACTTGA
- the queG gene encoding tRNA epoxyqueuosine(34) reductase QueG produces MTPEELKEKLIARAKELHIDKIGFASADPFTELRERLIRHRELGYESGFEEPDIDKRTHPDRIVPEAKTIIAIALAYPSKMNNPPQSKPGAYRGIFARASWGRDYHDVLREKLRLLEASLLEWVPHATTEIMVDTGALSDRAVAERAGIGWSGKNTAIITPEFGSWVYLGEMVTDVYLPPDQPITEQCGECTACLDACPTGALVQPGQLNSQACLAYLTQTKGMLEEAYREKLGNRLYGCDTCQVVCPHNRKRNFTHHEAFTPDPEQVKPLLKPLLTLSNREFRERFGDMAGSWRGKKPIQRNAIIALAHFRDRTAVPLLSRLLKEDPRPVIRATAAWALGKIGGDEAKNALMQAEREETEAEVRKEVENAISLLTAGK; encoded by the coding sequence ATGACACCGGAGGAACTGAAGGAAAAGCTGATCGCCAGAGCGAAAGAACTGCACATCGACAAAATCGGCTTTGCTTCAGCCGATCCGTTTACGGAGCTGAGGGAGCGATTGATCCGGCACCGGGAGTTGGGCTATGAGTCCGGATTTGAAGAACCCGACATCGATAAACGCACCCACCCGGATCGAATTGTTCCCGAAGCCAAGACGATTATCGCCATCGCGCTCGCTTATCCGTCCAAGATGAACAACCCACCCCAATCCAAACCGGGCGCGTATCGCGGTATTTTTGCGCGGGCTTCCTGGGGAAGGGATTATCACGATGTGTTGCGGGAGAAATTGCGCCTACTGGAAGCGTCACTGTTGGAATGGGTGCCTCATGCGACGACCGAAATCATGGTGGACACCGGTGCATTGTCCGACCGTGCCGTCGCGGAACGGGCAGGAATCGGGTGGAGCGGCAAAAACACCGCAATCATCACACCGGAGTTCGGGTCCTGGGTCTATCTGGGCGAAATGGTGACGGATGTTTACCTTCCACCCGATCAACCCATCACCGAGCAATGCGGAGAGTGTACCGCCTGTCTCGACGCGTGTCCGACAGGAGCATTGGTCCAGCCAGGTCAGCTCAACTCCCAGGCATGCTTGGCCTACTTGACGCAAACGAAGGGAATGTTGGAGGAAGCGTACCGCGAAAAGCTGGGCAACCGTCTGTACGGATGTGACACCTGTCAAGTGGTTTGTCCCCACAATCGTAAGCGGAATTTCACTCATCACGAGGCATTTACGCCTGATCCCGAACAGGTGAAGCCATTGTTGAAACCTTTGCTTACGCTCAGTAATCGGGAGTTTCGCGAGCGGTTCGGTGACATGGCGGGTTCGTGGCGGGGTAAAAAGCCGATTCAGCGCAACGCGATTATCGCGTTGGCCCATTTTCGCGATCGGACGGCGGTACCGCTTTTAAGTCGTTTGCTGAAAGAAGATCCGCGACCCGTGATCCGCGCCACGGCAGCGTGGGCACTTGGTAAAATAGGCGGGGACGAGGCGAAAAACGCGTTAATGCAAGCGGAACGGGAGGAAACAGAAGCAGAAGTGCGCAAAGAAGTCGAAAATGCGATTTCATTGCTCACAGCTGGCAAATAA
- the rnhA gene encoding ribonuclease HI, with protein sequence MKEVVIYTDGACSHNPGPGGWAAVLMYGSRRKEISGGEKNTTNNRMELTAAIEALRRLKEPCRVKLYTDSAYMVNCFQQRWYEKWERNGWINSKKEPVENKDLWQRLLALTRHHQVEFLKVKGHSDNEWNNRCDELARAAVPRD encoded by the coding sequence GTGAAAGAAGTCGTGATTTACACGGACGGCGCGTGTTCCCACAATCCCGGTCCCGGGGGGTGGGCAGCGGTACTCATGTATGGCTCTCGTCGCAAGGAAATTTCGGGAGGGGAAAAAAACACGACCAACAATCGGATGGAATTGACGGCTGCAATCGAAGCGCTCCGTCGATTGAAGGAACCGTGTCGGGTAAAGCTGTATACGGACAGTGCGTATATGGTGAACTGTTTTCAACAGCGTTGGTATGAGAAATGGGAACGAAACGGGTGGATCAACAGCAAAAAAGAACCGGTAGAAAACAAAGATTTGTGGCAACGGTTGCTGGCGCTTACCCGGCATCATCAGGTGGAATTTCTCAAAGTGAAGGGACACAGCGACAACGAATGGAACAATCGCTGTGACGAATTGGCGCGCGCTGCGGTGCCGAGGGATTGA
- a CDS encoding methylated-DNA--[protein]-cysteine S-methyltransferase: MIPGSRTVVWSQMDSPVGPLTLAMTAKGVCAIEFGKSDQTLVGIKVWAEQWGRSVKIERNDRTCVPVVEQLKEYFEGKRQQFDVPVELFGTPFQKAVWRQLQAIPYGQVRSYKEIAKAIGAPKAVRAVGGANNKNPVPIIVPCHRVIGSNGSLVGYGGGLHIKEKLLALEGYLPRKNVSH; this comes from the coding sequence ATGATCCCGGGATCGCGCACGGTTGTATGGAGTCAGATGGACAGCCCGGTCGGTCCATTGACCTTGGCCATGACAGCCAAAGGTGTTTGTGCCATTGAATTTGGCAAAAGCGATCAAACATTGGTCGGCATCAAAGTATGGGCAGAACAATGGGGCCGTTCAGTGAAAATAGAGCGAAACGATCGGACTTGTGTTCCGGTGGTGGAGCAGTTGAAAGAGTATTTCGAGGGGAAAAGACAACAGTTTGATGTACCCGTAGAATTGTTCGGTACCCCTTTTCAAAAGGCGGTATGGCGTCAGTTGCAGGCGATCCCTTATGGACAAGTGCGTTCTTACAAGGAAATCGCGAAAGCGATCGGTGCACCCAAAGCCGTCCGCGCGGTGGGAGGGGCCAATAACAAAAATCCCGTCCCCATCATTGTGCCCTGCCATCGTGTGATCGGTTCCAACGGCTCCCTTGTCGGATACGGCGGCGGATTGCATATCAAAGAAAAGCTTTTGGCATTGGAAGGCTACCTACCCCGGAAAAACGTTTCCCATTGA
- a CDS encoding Hsp20/alpha crystallin family protein, with protein sequence MAWPQRFDPFDRHPITHFRDELNRTFQRFFGQPFLTSGGFLAECGTFMPTFNVEEHEDHYMVEAELPGMDIKDVNIEVSGNTLVIKGEKRRKIEREKEGHVHVMESSYGSFHRSFTLPENADPQGITAKSRNGVLYIRIPKDQTKTPRRIEIRDDNPLQ encoded by the coding sequence ATGGCTTGGCCCCAACGGTTCGATCCTTTTGACAGACACCCGATCACCCATTTTCGCGATGAGTTAAATCGTACATTCCAACGGTTTTTCGGGCAGCCTTTCTTGACAAGCGGCGGTTTCCTCGCAGAGTGCGGGACTTTCATGCCCACTTTCAATGTTGAGGAGCATGAGGATCACTACATGGTTGAAGCGGAGCTTCCGGGAATGGATATCAAGGATGTGAATATCGAGGTTAGTGGGAACACGTTGGTCATCAAAGGGGAAAAACGACGCAAAATCGAACGGGAAAAAGAGGGGCATGTTCACGTCATGGAGAGCAGCTACGGCTCTTTCCACCGTTCCTTCACCTTGCCGGAAAACGCTGATCCCCAGGGAATTACGGCAAAAAGCCGCAACGGTGTCCTTTACATCCGTATTCCCAAAGATCAAACCAAAACACCCCGACGGATTGAAATCCGGGACGACAACCCGCTTCAATAA
- a CDS encoding aminoimidazole riboside kinase — protein sequence MQTGIVALGEALIDLIPLDATNMTYRKSPGGAPANVAVGVARLGGRSSFVGKVGNDVLGAFLKQTLNDYGVDTRQMILTDEARTGLVFVELNADGERDFTFFVKPSADFFLYEREIDEYFIGMHKILHFGSISLIREPAKSATVKAVHNAKKHGLIVSYDPNLRLGLWETPAQARNTIIEMLPQVDVLKVSEEELVFLTGQQSIEAGVDALKVYEIPLVFVTRGAEGSVAFCRNGKVAVPAMKVEAVDTTGAGDAYVSGILFSLDRYEGSLEEVTVSELERWVRFASMSGGLAASTQGAMTALPTLEQVQNILGEG from the coding sequence ATGCAAACAGGAATCGTTGCTTTGGGAGAGGCGCTGATCGACCTGATTCCGCTTGACGCGACCAATATGACATACCGAAAAAGTCCGGGAGGCGCACCGGCCAACGTAGCAGTCGGTGTTGCCCGGCTGGGAGGGCGTTCGTCCTTTGTTGGCAAGGTGGGGAATGATGTGCTGGGGGCGTTTCTTAAGCAGACATTGAATGATTACGGGGTGGATACCCGTCAGATGATCTTGACGGATGAGGCGCGAACGGGTTTGGTCTTCGTCGAACTGAACGCTGACGGAGAGCGGGATTTTACTTTTTTCGTGAAACCGAGCGCTGACTTTTTCTTGTATGAGCGCGAAATTGACGAGTATTTCATCGGGATGCACAAAATCCTGCATTTCGGATCGATCTCCTTGATTCGCGAACCGGCGAAAAGCGCGACAGTCAAAGCGGTTCACAATGCCAAAAAACATGGTCTGATCGTATCGTACGATCCCAATCTGCGTTTGGGATTGTGGGAAACACCTGCACAGGCACGAAACACCATCATCGAGATGCTGCCACAGGTGGACGTGTTAAAGGTGTCGGAGGAAGAGTTGGTGTTTCTGACCGGACAACAGTCAATCGAAGCCGGTGTGGATGCACTGAAAGTTTACGAGATTCCCCTCGTTTTCGTCACGCGTGGCGCGGAGGGAAGCGTCGCATTTTGTCGCAACGGCAAGGTTGCCGTACCGGCCATGAAGGTGGAAGCTGTTGATACAACCGGGGCAGGGGATGCCTACGTTTCCGGGATTCTGTTTTCTCTCGACCGATATGAGGGGAGTTTGGAGGAAGTAACAGTGTCCGAACTGGAGCGTTGGGTCCGTTTTGCCAGCATGTCGGGCGGATTGGCGGCATCGACACAGGGGGCGATGACGGCCTTGCCGACGCTGGAGCAGGTACAGAACATCTTGGGGGAAGGATGA
- a CDS encoding peptide ABC transporter substrate-binding protein gives MRRKVYALAAVLFTVSCLLSACSLSGNTAQGGPNEPQVLNLVVDSEPPNLDSATLIDGTSITVLNNVMEGLMRLDKDNKPVPAMAVDFPEISPDKKTYTFKIRDAKWSDGEPVKAQDFEYAWKRALDPKTKSEYAYILYPIKNAEEYNQGKVSANKVGVKALDDSTLQVKLKEPIPYFLSLTAFATYFPQREDIIKKYGKQYAKDPDKMVYNGPFVLSRWEHDQGLQYRKNDEYWDKNNVYLTEVNVKIVPDSTQAMSLYTSGQVDVAPLDDNLVEVFKNNKEYLPVTRGSTYYIIFNTDDAFLANKNIRKAISLAIDRDDLVKDVLKNGSEPAGGVVPPSIMGYNNQSFRDQAPAQPDYDPVLAKQYFEKGLKELGLSAPPSNLTLMVYDDDRKKVAVAIQEQLETNLGLKVAIDPKPFKQKLNLEKKGYFEMSIGRWVGDYNDPMTFLDVWKSDSAVNFGDWKNPDFDRLIDRSKKTTNYQERNENLIKAEKMLINDAALAPLYYESKSFVQKTYVHNLVRHPIGPEYSLKWAYIKGKAKQ, from the coding sequence ATGAGACGGAAGGTATATGCCTTGGCAGCAGTGTTGTTCACGGTCAGCTGCTTGTTGTCCGCTTGCAGTCTCTCCGGCAACACAGCCCAAGGCGGCCCCAATGAACCGCAAGTGTTGAACCTCGTTGTGGATTCGGAACCGCCCAACTTGGACAGTGCCACTTTGATCGACGGAACGTCCATCACGGTACTGAACAATGTGATGGAAGGATTGATGCGCCTGGATAAGGACAACAAACCAGTTCCCGCGATGGCGGTGGATTTTCCCGAAATCAGCCCGGACAAAAAAACCTATACATTCAAAATCCGGGATGCCAAATGGTCTGACGGGGAACCGGTGAAGGCACAAGATTTTGAATACGCGTGGAAACGGGCGCTTGATCCGAAGACCAAATCGGAATACGCCTACATTTTGTACCCGATCAAAAATGCCGAGGAGTACAATCAGGGGAAAGTCAGTGCAAACAAAGTAGGTGTCAAGGCACTCGATGACAGCACCCTGCAGGTCAAGTTGAAAGAGCCGATCCCGTATTTCCTCAGCTTGACAGCGTTCGCTACGTACTTTCCGCAACGGGAGGACATCATCAAGAAATACGGGAAACAATATGCCAAAGACCCTGACAAGATGGTGTATAACGGCCCCTTTGTGCTGTCGCGGTGGGAGCACGATCAGGGTCTTCAGTATCGGAAAAATGACGAGTACTGGGATAAGAACAACGTGTATCTGACCGAGGTCAACGTCAAGATTGTCCCGGACTCCACGCAGGCGATGAGCTTATATACATCAGGCCAAGTGGATGTGGCACCGCTGGACGACAATCTGGTGGAAGTGTTTAAAAACAACAAAGAGTACTTGCCCGTGACACGCGGGAGCACCTATTACATCATTTTCAACACGGATGATGCGTTCCTTGCCAACAAAAATATCCGCAAGGCGATCAGCTTGGCGATCGATCGCGACGACCTTGTGAAGGACGTACTGAAAAACGGATCAGAACCTGCAGGCGGAGTCGTGCCGCCATCCATTATGGGTTACAACAACCAATCATTCCGCGACCAGGCACCGGCACAACCGGACTATGATCCGGTCTTAGCCAAGCAATATTTTGAAAAAGGATTGAAGGAACTGGGCCTTTCCGCTCCTCCGTCAAATCTCACCCTCATGGTCTATGATGACGACCGCAAAAAAGTGGCCGTGGCGATTCAGGAGCAGTTAGAAACCAATCTGGGTTTGAAAGTGGCAATCGACCCGAAACCGTTCAAACAAAAATTGAACCTGGAAAAAAAGGGTTATTTCGAAATGTCGATCGGTCGTTGGGTGGGGGATTACAACGATCCGATGACGTTCCTGGATGTCTGGAAGTCGGACAGCGCGGTCAACTTCGGGGATTGGAAAAACCCCGATTTCGATCGGTTGATCGATCGGTCCAAAAAGACCACCAACTATCAAGAACGGAACGAGAACTTGATCAAAGCGGAGAAAATGCTAATCAATGATGCCGCGCTCGCACCGTTGTACTACGAGTCGAAGTCGTTCGTGCAAAAAACGTATGTCCACAATCTGGTGCGCCATCCGATTGGTCCGGAATACTCCCTGAAATGGGCATATATCAAAGGAAAAGCGAAACAGTAA
- a CDS encoding FMN-binding glutamate synthase family protein, whose protein sequence is MMRFIENLIRSAINDTVDKAITRAIRDQYTENLFEMVPTTNKVGVTNLMEIAMRANQGTPLSRPLGSPIHMSPWEKVLFNPCHLFRFPTPENVGIDTSITIGHRARKPLTISIPIMIAAMSFGGALSKRTKIALAKAATAVGTATNSGEAGLLEEERDAAQLFIGQYNRGGWMNDPGKYRRLDAIEIQLGQGAQGSAPQRTAAKNIGKDFREVFGLKKGEDAWIHSRLPGVQTKDDFIRLVRQLRDETGVPIGLKIAATHHLEKELEIAVEAEVDFVTLDGAEGGTHGGSPTLQDDVGLPTLFAISRAAEFFTKKGVIGDINLIVTGGLVTPGQMLKALALGADAVYIGTAALMAMVGDQMVKTMPFEPPTSLLVYTGKMTERLDIDQSVMNLVRYLNACVHEMEQVAMTLGKTALADITKSDLCTLDPFLAKATGIPLGTVSPEHQDRFFEEVTPWFQPEPNPVQESEDLRLH, encoded by the coding sequence ATGATGAGGTTCATTGAGAATCTGATACGATCGGCCATCAATGATACGGTGGACAAAGCGATCACGAGAGCTATTCGCGACCAATACACGGAAAACCTGTTTGAAATGGTGCCCACTACCAATAAGGTCGGTGTGACCAATCTGATGGAGATCGCCATGCGGGCGAATCAGGGAACCCCCCTCTCACGGCCGCTGGGAAGTCCGATTCACATGTCTCCATGGGAAAAGGTTCTGTTCAATCCGTGTCACCTGTTTCGCTTCCCCACTCCGGAAAATGTGGGGATCGACACATCGATCACCATCGGACATCGTGCTAGGAAACCGTTGACGATTTCCATTCCCATCATGATTGCGGCCATGTCTTTCGGCGGTGCATTGAGCAAGCGCACCAAAATCGCGTTGGCAAAAGCGGCGACCGCTGTCGGGACGGCAACCAATTCCGGCGAGGCGGGGCTGTTGGAAGAGGAAAGGGACGCGGCACAACTATTTATCGGGCAGTACAATCGGGGCGGTTGGATGAATGACCCGGGCAAATACCGGCGTTTGGATGCGATTGAAATTCAGTTGGGTCAAGGGGCCCAAGGTTCTGCTCCACAACGAACGGCAGCCAAAAATATCGGTAAGGACTTCCGGGAGGTCTTCGGTTTAAAAAAAGGAGAAGACGCTTGGATTCATTCACGTCTTCCCGGAGTTCAAACCAAAGATGATTTTATTCGGTTGGTTCGGCAGCTTCGTGATGAAACCGGCGTACCTATCGGATTAAAAATCGCGGCAACACACCATCTGGAAAAGGAATTGGAAATTGCAGTGGAAGCCGAGGTGGATTTTGTAACGCTGGATGGCGCCGAAGGTGGTACACACGGTGGCTCTCCCACTCTCCAGGATGACGTTGGATTGCCCACTTTATTTGCCATCTCCAGGGCAGCGGAGTTTTTCACCAAAAAAGGTGTCATAGGTGACATCAACCTGATTGTTACAGGTGGACTGGTTACACCGGGCCAAATGCTCAAAGCGCTCGCCTTGGGTGCGGATGCCGTGTATATTGGTACGGCAGCGCTGATGGCGATGGTGGGGGATCAAATGGTCAAAACCATGCCATTTGAGCCGCCCACCAGTCTGCTCGTCTACACCGGAAAAATGACGGAGCGCTTGGACATCGATCAGTCGGTCATGAATTTGGTTCGGTATCTGAACGCTTGTGTCCATGAAATGGAGCAAGTGGCGATGACACTGGGCAAAACGGCATTGGCGGACATCACGAAGTCCGATCTTTGCACACTGGATCCTTTCTTGGCAAAAGCCACCGGCATCCCGTTGGGAACCGTCTCACCCGAACATCAGGATCGTTTTTTTGAGGAGGTAACACCGTGGTTTCAACCTGAACCAAATCCGGTACAGGAAAGTGAAGATCTACGTCTGCACTGA